One window from the genome of Salvia miltiorrhiza cultivar Shanhuang (shh) chromosome 7, IMPLAD_Smil_shh, whole genome shotgun sequence encodes:
- the LOC130992766 gene encoding peptide deformylase 1B, chloroplastic-like isoform X1 produces the protein MAASTCLHSTALTHTLLPLLRRAGSFTPSSRGHKLAVRPVLAQARRSSSSVAKVEPVASPSDLLFKGPLEIIKYPDPILRAKNKRVTSFDENLKRLVDEMFDIMYITDGMGLSAPQVGINVQLMVFNPAGERGTGEEIVLVNPQIKRYSRKIVPFEEGCLSFPNIYADVKRPDSLKVDAQDVKGARFEMNLTGLVARVFQHEYDHLQGVLFFERMSDEVLDTIRPQLQALEKEYEKRTGLTSPEKIEAREIRKKAVGFGKS, from the exons ATGGCTGCTTCGACATGCCTCCACTCCACCGCCCTCACTCACACACTCCTCCCCTTACTCCGCCGTGCTGGTTCCTTCACCCCATCTTCTCGCGGCCACAAGCTTGCGGTCCGACCCGTACTTGCGCAGGCACGGCGGAGCTCTTCTTCCGTAGCTAAAGTTGAACCAGTAGCTTCCC CCTCTGATTTGCTATTTAAGGGACCTCTTGAAATAATTAAGTATCCGGACCCGATTTTGAGAGCGAAGAACAAGAGAGTTACCTCGTTTGATGAGAACTTGAAGAGGCTTGTTGACGAGATGTTCGACATAATGTAcat AACTGATGGCATGGGGCTCTCAGCGCCTCAAGTTGGGATTAATGTTCAGCTCATGGTGTTTAATCCAGCTGGTGAGCGTGGTACAGGAGAAGAGATTGTTCTCGTAAATCCACAAATCAAGAGATACTCAAGAAAGATAGTACCTTTTGAAGAGGGTTGTCTATCATTCCCTAATATTTATGCTGATGTCAAG AGACCAGACTCGTTGAAGGTTGATGCACAGGATGTTAAGGGTGCAAGGTTTGAAATGAACTTAACCGGACTTGTTGCCCGAGTGTTTCAGCACGAATACGATCATTTGCAG GGAGTCCTTTTCTTCGAAAGGATGAGCGATGAAGTTCTTGACACTATTCGTCCACAGTTACAG GCATTAGAAAAGGAATACGAGAAAAGAACCGGATTGACGAGCCCCgagaagattgaagcaagagaAATAAGGAAGAAAGCTGTTGGGTTTGGGAAATCATGA
- the LOC130992765 gene encoding uncharacterized protein LOC130992765, protein MAPPTPLLKQQQHQSVYEDVCSPYFLPHSDSPGVQLVTQQLNGSNYSNWHRSMTTALIAKNKLAFVDGSLERPHHSDMLFTQWMRCNSMVVSWLRNSVIPEISSSIMYIDDAHHIWNDLRERFSQGNLARICQLKQQLLNLKQGTEDVSTYFTKLRILWDEYKDFQLSRWCTCDHCRCHSSRRWNEFQMQECSMQFLIGLNSTFSQIRSQIISTTPRRSLSKIFSLVLQEERQRSIESTLPHSSSTNTEIQGSLINATGMARGRGGRGKFLCTHCGKTSHTIDKCFEIIGYPPGFGRGRGKPQSFSADNSSRTAANQFESGNAVIAAQTQGSISSLSSADMARMISFL, encoded by the coding sequence ATGGCGCCTCCAACGCCTCTACTCAAGCAACAACAACATCAATCTGTTTATGAGGATGTATGCAGTCCTTATTTTCTGCCACACAGCGACAGTCCTGGTGTGCAGCTCGTCACACAGCAGCTCAATGGTTCCAACTACTCGAATTGGCACCGATCTATGACGACGGCGCTCATAGCGAAGAATAAGCTAGCTTTTGTCGATGGATCTCTCGAGCGGCCTCACCACTCTGATATGCTATTCACACAATGGATGAGGTGTAATAGCATGGTCGTTTCCTGGCTTCGCAATTCGGTAATTCCTGAAATTAGCTCAAGTATTATGTACATTGATGATGCTCATCATATTTGGAATGATCTTCGGGAGCGTTTTTCCCAAGGAAATCTGGCTCGTATATGCCAATTGAAACAACAGTTGCTCAATCTAAAGCAAGGCACAGAGGATGTGAGCACCTATTTCACTAAACTTCGTATTCTATGGGATGAATACAAGGATTTTCAACTGTCTCGCTGGTGTACCTGTGATCACTGCCGATGTCATAGTTCGCGTAGGTGGAACGAATTTCAGATGCAGGAATGTTCAATGCAGTTCTTAATAGGATTGAACTCTACTTTTTCTCAGATCCGATCGCAAATCATATCAACTACTCCTCGTCGATCACTGTCAAAGATCTTCTCTCTTGTGTTACAGGAAGAGAGGCAACGTTCCATTGAGTCTACTCTTCCACACTCTTCTTCGACTAATACTGAAATTCAAGGATCTCTTATCAATGCCACAGGAATGGCTCGAGGTAGAGGTGGCAGAGGAAAATTTCTCTGCACTCATTGTGGTAAAACCAGTCATACAATTGACAAATGTTTCGAAATTATTGGATATCCACCAGGTTTTGGTAGGGGAAGAGGAAAGCCTCAAAGTTTTTCTGCAGATAATTCATCAAGGACTGCTGCTAATCAGTTTGAATCCGGTAATGCTGTGATTGCTGCTCAGACTCAGGGATCTATTTCCTCTCTGTCTTCTGCAGATATGGCTCGCATGATTTCCTTCTTATAG